Proteins encoded within one genomic window of Bdellovibrio sp. ArHS:
- a CDS encoding tail fiber domain-containing protein, protein MGNLLKVLKNNREYSERYIMSLLNVLFYLMVSALPLIVEAAPRSLNYQGRIIKTDGTPLLHNSVSFSFEITNAAETCVMYREQVNGVDLSSTRGVFDITIGTGTKLFPLTAFQLTDAFSGGSNVSCDGAGPVTPSLWENRKLRVQFYDGNMWKSITPALEIHSVPFALSSATLDGKPASDFVIKTGLPICAAGTFLSWSGSALTCEAVSGSNGGTVTNVTSTNSYLAVVNGTSTPALTVNVGNTAGTLAQGDDPRFTDSRIPKGPASGDLSGNYPNPSVAKLQGISVLATAPTATKNLLRYNGSVWEPGFISIDDIRSTAAGNGNFFPTTCTTAQTLNWESATDRYLCVDIALSDSAITYASQTARTFFAAPSVSNGPPTFRSIASTDLPITGSDGVYLNGGNTFGTSSSLGTKDSFNLSLLTDNTARIHITGTGQVGLHTTNPVAPVTIQNSLVSTASTGAAATTPSQVLVNDSPNIIAGRQATLMVLDQPTPTANSTAQYSAGLFDLMTNAGAFNLATTRGLQAINTKNGTGLLTNQIGLQAVSSLTQGAATYQYGISTSAAAATGTNLDQQYGVYASANNNSGNTIQFQAALQGTAYNGSTSTVTNLHGLSANSNNAGSVTNLYGIVSKANHSGSTTVPSQYGTYTVSSNASTGQINFGYGNFNQVFNETSGTISNAYGTFSQIWNYGVTGTIDKAYGYYTDIYNSGGGTVNTGYGLYIGSVSANAKWSLWANDHTAPSYFAGSVGIGTTTPTHTLQVEGTAGLSTGTAWTNTSDLRLKDIHGDYEYGLKEILKLHTVRFSYKKDNPLNLSSQQKMTGFIAQEVQQVIPDAVKVRADGYLELNVDPIHWATVNAVQELNGKCEMSQNQLENLQHELTSLRKENTRLKSQLEKQTQDLELIKTKLGLSAQEGP, encoded by the coding sequence ATGGGTAATCTACTGAAAGTCTTAAAGAATAATCGTGAATACTCCGAACGGTATATCATGAGTCTTCTGAACGTTTTATTTTACCTCATGGTATCGGCTCTACCATTGATTGTGGAAGCCGCGCCCAGGTCATTGAACTATCAGGGTCGGATTATAAAAACCGATGGAACTCCTCTTCTACACAATAGCGTCAGCTTCAGTTTTGAAATCACCAACGCGGCGGAAACCTGTGTCATGTATCGCGAACAGGTGAATGGCGTTGATTTATCATCCACTCGTGGCGTTTTCGATATTACTATAGGAACGGGAACGAAACTTTTTCCACTGACAGCATTTCAACTTACCGACGCATTTTCGGGTGGCAGCAATGTAAGTTGTGATGGAGCGGGCCCCGTCACCCCCTCCCTTTGGGAAAACAGAAAACTAAGAGTGCAGTTTTACGATGGCAACATGTGGAAGTCGATCACACCCGCTTTAGAAATACACTCGGTCCCATTCGCTCTTTCATCCGCCACACTGGATGGAAAACCTGCGAGTGACTTCGTCATCAAAACGGGACTGCCGATTTGTGCGGCGGGCACCTTTCTATCGTGGTCAGGATCTGCTCTGACTTGTGAAGCTGTATCGGGTTCCAATGGTGGCACTGTCACCAATGTCACTTCGACCAACTCGTACCTTGCCGTGGTCAACGGAACATCGACGCCTGCCCTCACTGTTAACGTAGGAAACACAGCGGGTACTTTGGCACAAGGGGATGATCCGCGTTTTACCGACTCACGAATCCCGAAGGGTCCTGCTAGCGGAGATCTTAGTGGCAATTATCCAAACCCCAGCGTTGCTAAGTTGCAGGGCATCTCGGTTCTTGCAACGGCGCCGACTGCGACCAAAAACCTTCTTCGCTATAACGGTTCGGTGTGGGAGCCCGGATTCATCTCGATCGACGACATTCGCTCGACGGCGGCGGGCAATGGCAACTTTTTCCCTACGACTTGCACGACGGCGCAAACCTTAAATTGGGAATCGGCCACAGACAGATATCTCTGCGTGGATATTGCCCTGTCAGACTCAGCAATTACTTATGCTTCACAAACCGCAAGAACTTTTTTTGCCGCTCCGTCAGTGAGCAACGGACCTCCGACTTTTCGTTCGATCGCCTCGACCGATCTTCCTATCACCGGCTCGGACGGCGTCTATCTCAACGGAGGAAACACGTTCGGAACTTCTTCATCATTAGGAACGAAAGACAGTTTCAATTTAAGTCTTCTAACTGACAACACAGCTCGCATCCATATCACTGGGACTGGACAGGTGGGATTGCACACCACAAATCCCGTGGCTCCCGTGACAATACAAAATTCTTTAGTTTCGACAGCTTCAACGGGAGCCGCCGCGACGACTCCATCACAGGTCCTCGTCAATGACTCTCCCAATATTATAGCGGGAAGACAGGCCACCTTGATGGTGCTAGACCAGCCTACACCGACCGCTAATAGTACCGCCCAATACTCTGCGGGTTTGTTTGATTTAATGACGAACGCGGGAGCTTTTAATTTGGCGACAACGCGAGGTTTGCAAGCCATCAATACAAAAAATGGAACGGGTCTATTAACCAACCAAATCGGTTTGCAGGCCGTATCGTCACTGACTCAAGGAGCTGCAACCTACCAATATGGAATAAGCACAAGCGCCGCTGCCGCAACCGGGACAAACTTGGATCAGCAATATGGTGTCTATGCTTCCGCCAACAACAATTCGGGCAATACGATTCAGTTCCAAGCAGCTCTTCAAGGAACAGCTTATAATGGCAGCACGTCCACCGTCACGAATCTGCATGGTTTGTCAGCCAACTCCAACAACGCAGGAAGTGTGACAAATTTATACGGAATTGTCTCGAAGGCCAATCATAGTGGTTCAACGACAGTGCCGTCACAGTACGGAACTTACACTGTGAGCTCCAACGCCTCCACGGGGCAAATCAACTTCGGTTACGGAAATTTTAATCAGGTGTTCAACGAAACCAGTGGAACAATTTCAAACGCCTACGGGACATTCAGCCAAATATGGAATTACGGTGTGACCGGTACCATCGACAAAGCCTACGGCTACTACACTGATATCTACAACTCCGGCGGCGGAACCGTCAATACCGGCTACGGACTCTATATCGGCTCTGTCTCGGCAAACGCGAAATGGTCATTGTGGGCCAACGACCATACAGCCCCTTCCTATTTCGCTGGCAGCGTGGGCATCGGCACGACCACGCCGACTCACACCCTTCAGGTAGAAGGCACCGCCGGACTGAGTACTGGAACTGCGTGGACGAACACTTCGGATCTTCGCCTTAAAGACATTCATGGAGATTACGAATACGGACTCAAGGAAATCCTGAAGCTTCACACGGTGCGATTCTCTTATAAAAAAGACAATCCGTTAAACCTGTCATCACAGCAAAAGATGACAGGCTTTATTGCTCAGGAAGTACAACAGGTCATTCCCGATGCGGTGAAGGTACGCGCAGATGGGTACTTAGAATTGAATGTCGATCCCATTCACTGGGCCACGGTGAATGCTGTGCAAGAACTTAACGGAAAATGTGAAATGTCGCAAAATCAGCTAGAGAATTTACAGCACGAACTGACTTCTTTGCGAAAAGAAAATACTCGTCTGAAAAGCCAGCTTGAAAAGCAAACCCAGGACCTGGAACTGATCAAAACAAAACTAGGACTCTCGGCGCAGGAAGGCCCTTAA